The Devosia sp. MC521 genome segment TGTGCCGCCTAAGCCGATTGCGAGCGTGCCTGACAAGGCGCTAGACCCTGACATTCATAAGAAGGTGCGCCGTGGTCGGATTGAGATCGACGGTAAGATCGACCTCCATGGCATGACACAAGCTGAGGCGCGCGGGGCGCTTTATCGCTATATTGTCACGCGAGCCTCCTACGGAGCGCGGACTATTTTGGTTATTACCGGCAAGGGGATCAAAACAGACAATGACTATATCTCAGCGATGAGTGAGCGGGGGATTTTGCGCACAATGCTGCCAATCTGGCTTTCTGAGCCGGCTCTGGCTCCATTGGTTTCGGGCTGGAGCATGGCAGCGCGTGGTCATGGTGGCGAGGGGGCGTGGTATGTGCGCCTGCGGCGGACATGACACCACTGGGTATGAAGTTGCGTGCCATGCGTGAGGCGCGTGGCATATCGCTCAAAGAAATGGCTGCCGCGTTGAACGTGTCGAGCGCCTATCTCTCGGCCCTGGAACATGGCAAGCGCGGCGTGCCGACCAGTTTCCTTCTCCACCGCATCATCGCATTTTTCAATGTGATTTGGGATGAGGCTGAGGAGCTCCAGCGCCTGGCAGAAATCTCTGATCCCAAGGTGACTATAGACACGGGTGGTATGGCGCCCGAGGCAACGGAGTTATCCAATCGCTTGCGCGATAACCTCCACCGCCTTGAGCCTGAAGATTTTAAGTACCTTCGCGATGAGCTGATGAAGCGAGCCACGCGAAAGAGGTGAGATGCAAAAAGCCCCGGCACTGTGTCCGGGGCTTTTTGTTAGAGAACGTATTTCGACAGGTCGGTATCCCCGGCCAAGATGCCAACCTTTTCTCTTACGAACGCAGCGTCGATGCTAATCGTCGTCCCCGCGCGGTCCGGAGCATCGAAGGAAATCTCTTCAACGAGACGTTCCATAACTGTCTGCAAACGACGGGCACCGATGTTTTCAACGGTGGAGTTGACCGTCACCGCCGCGTCAGCAATCGCTTCAATGGCGTCTGGGGTGATTTCCAATGTGACGCCTTCAGTGCCCATCAGCGCAACATATTGCTTGATAAGGCTTGCCTCAGTGTCCGAAAGGATGCCGATGAAATCTTCGCGCGTGAGCGCTTTCAATTCCACACGGATCGGCAGACGGCCCTGAAGCTCTGGCAGCAAGTCGCTTGGTTTGGCGACATGGAACGCACCGGAAGCGATGAAGAGAATATGGTCTGTTTTCACCGGGCCGTATTTCGTCGCAACGGTTGTACCTTCGATCAGCGGCAGGAGGTCGCGCTGAACCCCTTCACGCGACGGACCACCCTGTGGGCTGCCTTCGCGAGCCGCGACCTTGTCGATTTCGTCGATGAAGACGATGCCGTGGTTTTCGACCAGTTCGATGGCTTCGGTCTTGAGTTGATCCTGATCGAGCAGCTTGTCTGCCTCCTCAGCGATCAGCGGCTCATACGCGTCCTTCACCTTGACCTTGCGCTTAACCCCGCGACCGCCCATT includes the following:
- a CDS encoding Smr/MutS family protein; this translates as MSKRDQRRLPHDFHLWTQVSETVDPLRRKGLMKLGGGPLPVPEEFAPPPVPEKKAPPKKLTLGKPFLPPYVPPKPIASVPDKALDPDIHKKVRRGRIEIDGKIDLHGMTQAEARGALYRYIVTRASYGARTILVITGKGIKTDNDYISAMSERGILRTMLPIWLSEPALAPLVSGWSMAARGHGGEGAWYVRLRRT
- a CDS encoding helix-turn-helix transcriptional regulator, coding for MTPLGMKLRAMREARGISLKEMAAALNVSSAYLSALEHGKRGVPTSFLLHRIIAFFNVIWDEAEELQRLAEISDPKVTIDTGGMAPEATELSNRLRDNLHRLEPEDFKYLRDELMKRATRKR
- the hslU gene encoding ATP-dependent protease ATPase subunit HslU, with protein sequence MSETNFSPREIVSELDRHIVGQSDAKRAVAVALRNRWRRQQLPPELRREVTPKNILMIGPTGVGKTEISRRLARLAQAPFVKVEATKFTEVGYVGRDVEQIIRDLVEAGITVLRDKRRRDVEAQAHHNAEERVLDALVGTSATPSTRDSFRNKLRNNELDDKELEIELQPAANTGGFEMPGMPNGGIGMINLSDMFKQAMGGRGVKRKVKVKDAYEPLIAEEADKLLDQDQLKTEAIELVENHGIVFIDEIDKVAAREGSPQGGPSREGVQRDLLPLIEGTTVATKYGPVKTDHILFIASGAFHVAKPSDLLPELQGRLPIRVELKALTREDFIGILSDTEASLIKQYVALMGTEGVTLEITPDAIEAIADAAVTVNSTVENIGARRLQTVMERLVEEISFDAPDRAGTTISIDAAFVREKVGILAGDTDLSKYVL